Within the Candidatus Margulisiibacteriota bacterium genome, the region CGAGCTCGGCTCCGGCAAAACCACCTTTACGCGCGCGCTGGTCAAAGCTCTCGGCAATACCGCGCCCGTCGCCAGCCCGACATTTACAATTCTCAATATTTACGCGGGCAAAATGCCGGTTTATCATTTCGATTTTTACCGCCTGCAGGGTCTGGCTGATCTGGAGAACACCGGCGGCGCGGAGTTTATCCCGTCCAGCGACGGCGTCACGATCATCGAGTGGGCGGAAAAAATCCCCGGAATATTGCCGGAAAATTATTTAGAGATAACTATTACTATAGCAAGTGAACAGGCCAGGGTTTTCACGCTCAAGCAGCATTAAGCATCAAGAAAATAATTCGGTCGCTGACTGTAAGCCCGCTAGAGAGCGGAGTATCCTGCGAACACACGGGCGAAATGACCGCACCATCACCACCGCGCGTTTCTCCATGTTCCGCTAAAGCGAAACACCCCTCTGTCTTAAATTTGCTTTAAACAAGCAAATTTAAGACATCTCCCCTTTGTAAGGGGAGATAACTAAGGAAGACGACAAGACCGGGATTTGAGTTGGCTCCCCCTGGTTAAAGGGGAGCTGGCAAAAATCTGCGGCGCAGATTTTTGTCTGAGGGGTGTCTCGCTTTAGCGGGACATTCATCGACCGTTACTTCGCTTGCTAATTGCAAGCCCGTCAGAGAGTAAAGTCGGAACATATCCGCTACGCGCATCTCCTGATGTAGATCAGTGAATAGTACAGCGGCATATTGCTGGTATTGCTGTCAGTCGTGTTGCTGTTGTCATTATTTGCGTGGCCGGTGTGTTCATGCGTGGCGTCAATCAAAAGCCTGGGATTATCTTGCGCGCCTCTAGTCCAACCGTAATAAGTTTTTTCAACACTAAATGAAAAAATGCCAGAACGATCTTGATCTTCTTCAGCACAATCAGCTGTGCCTTTTAATTCTTTATCTTTACTTCGGTCTGTCTCTTTCGTCGCATTGGTATAAATACTATGTGTGTGTTTCGGCAACATAGCGGCGGTCAGGGCATTGCTGCCGCCGGTACTCGCCAGACTACCATTGCCTTTGATGAATTTATCTTCCAGATTAGGGGTTAGTCCCTTATTACGATTTACTA harbors:
- the tsaE gene encoding tRNA (adenosine(37)-N6)-threonylcarbamoyltransferase complex ATPase subunit type 1 TsaE; the protein is MQVIVNSLTETDILAQKLAAALRAGSVLALNGELGSGKTTFTRALVKALGNTAPVASPTFTILNIYAGKMPVYHFDFYRLQGLADLENTGGAEFIPSSDGVTIIEWAEKIPGILPENYLEITITIASEQARVFTLKQH